tgcaaactcatcggcctcatcttgcaccacttcatagttggagcgttgaatgcttgcgcttccccggtagagggagacaacacaaagccatgcgtctttggccaaggcgaagggccgaagatgaggtaggtcttcgaatgggattgcatcttgaatgatgaagagagcattctcattgaattgattatccacggcttctcgaggagtgaagttgcttggatcatgcggatagaaaccttcttcaatgattctccaaagattagtgttcacatgatttaaatgacgtttaaagtggTAAATCCAAGAAtaaaagtcctcatttttcacaatcttaggggaaggaccaacatgattcaaatgagtggaaggaatcggtccaccataaacaagtggtggttccacatgagcaaagatgtcggtgccatttttaccactagaaggagccttttcactactagcttcccccttgtcggagatagcatctgtcaccttgtcggtgggatcacccactttcaacggtgcggtggatagtttaagcccctcaaggaatttagtaaacatgctttcaacctcggtcgtcatggaggttttcaatgtctccaaggccacattgaactcctcacgagagaccgaggttcccccatcgcccgtagacgaggtcggattcacaccggagtgttcctccacaccgtctacggtatcaaccatactcttcggacggtaaagtccttaaaaaagagacgaggctctgataccaattgaaaggatcgataagattgactagaggggggtgaacaggcaactaccaattttagcttttctttaacaatttaaactttgcatcaaagtaggttgtctagatatgcaactaggtgagcaacctatatgatgcaacaaggataggaacacaagcaagcaagagatatgacaCAAATAAGCTTGTACAAGTAAagacacgagataaccaagagtggagacggtggagacgaggatgtgttaccgaagttccttccctttaaggggaagtacgtctccattggagcggtgtagaggcacaatgctccccaagaagccactagggccactgtattctcctcacgccctcacacaatgcgatatgccgtgattccactattggtgcccttgaaggcggcgatcgaacctttacaaacaaggttggggcactctccacaacttaattggaggctcccaacgaaaccacgaagcttcaccataatggaatatggcttcaaggtgacctcaaccgtctagggtgctcaaacacccaaaagtaacaaaatccacacaaaaaagtatgggggaagcaattatcctttggtggaagtgtagatctaggtctcctccttcaatccctagcaaatcaacaagtttgagtggctagagagaaagagatcgggcaagagagcttgaagtgcattaatggtggagtgagagaggtcaaaaggtgagagtggtaggtgggagaagctcccttatatagcaaccctagATTCCAACCGTTACTGCATTTtttttgcactgcagcggtacaaccggtcctcgtccaggtacaaccgggactcacggtgtatctgcaaaaaccctaccaagcggtacaactgAACCAGCGGGCGAtagtaccggctaagaaaaataaccggactaaccgcATAGCCACCGCACAACCACCacatcaaaacaggagcttgaccggtacttgggcggtgcctggccggaacaaccgcatggccttgagctcttgggcggctaagttccgagcggaagaaccgctcggaccaccggtggtaccgggCACCGAGGAACGACTGGACCAACCGGGTcactaccgcccaagaaccgcatcaaaacagaagcgCGAACGGTACTTGAGCGATGCATGGACGGAATCACCGCCCCAGTttttgcagagcatggtggcggtaccaccgtccggaggcagcggtacaaccgctcgagcaaagctggtgagcgataagacccagcggtacaaccgctctagagagcggtacaaccgctgggcagaaacagtgagcaggaATAGATAGTAGAAGAGAcaaggaaaactctctctctctctctcacttgaGGAAGACAAAGGAGGGGTGATGAAGGTGTACGTGAAGAGATTCCCCCAATTCTTTccaatgaggattccctcttgatagtacgggttccctacgaccaaagagataaaaagcataggggactccgtcttcgatcttttcctacaAGAGAGAATAGCTTTCCGATGTGAGCCTAAGCGtcgagaacctgaaacatttagcacaggattataccaacaaagggttgtcatcatcatccaaaacataaagtagggaaatgccttttcagtagtgtcaaaaaatgtcttagaTCATGGGACGAAGTGAGTAATATTTATATTTGAACTATTATTGCATTTGAATATTTGCACCACTTAAAGAATTATTTTGTATATCTATAATTATATTTTGAGTGTTGCGAGCGTAGAAAAAAGAACATGCGGGGAGTTTGGTGCACATGGTTGGATACACGCTTCCACATATTGTGTCAGTGGTCTGTTGTTGTGTCCGATTTGAGGTATGATGGAGATGCCCTAAACTCCATATAAAGGGAGGGGTTTAAGAGCTCCGATATGCCTTTACATGGACCCAACATGTTAGCATGTGAGGATGATGTCTCCGGCCTCGTCTTCGTGTCGTTTGACCGAGACTTTGGTGCCTTCTTGTCGGCAATGCATGCATATGGAGGTAGGGATTCGGCGATCATGATGGGTGCTTATTTTTATGGTGCTAGTTACCCTTTCTTACTCCTCTCGCCGCGCCTCCACACAATTCAGCGTCTCCGCATTGAATCATTAAGCCGCCGCAGCCGAACGAACACACAATCTGGTGCTACACATAGTGGCAGAGTTAGCGGAGAATCAAAGGGGGCAGAGAGAAAATATGCATATTGGGGGAGGGCAAATGCTATACTCTTCTTAATCCAAGCATTTAATTCTCTTTTCTTCACTAAATATGCTAGGACGCACCCCTTCAGCAATGCATGTAGCTTCGAGttacaaaaatatattttaaatgcatgtagctccgccactggccACACGACGTCGATTCGACCCTTCCTTGTGCGCCACGAGAGTGGTCACATGTTGAAAATAGTGTTATTATAATTTTATTAGGAAATCTTCACTTAGCTTCAAAATATTCATGCATTTTTTTAAAATCACACAATTTTTTATATAACCATTTATTcctaaaaaagaagaaaataaaaaagaagcggAAACCGAGCATAACACGGTTCCTAGAAAAATGAGAACAAAAAATGACAAAAAAGAaatggaagaaaaagaaaagagaagaggcaAAGAAAAAAACTCGATGGAGAGAACTGAATAGAAAAGCCATTGGAAAAACTCGGCTGCTAATGGGCCGAACCAAGTCGGGAGCCTTAGATCCGGGGTGGTTACGCTCGACCCTCCCCCGCCCCGTCACCCTCGGTCCGCCGTTGTTTCACATCGCATGCTTTCTCATTGGCCATCTGTCGCTCACGCTGGGCATAAAACCCGTTACCCGAAATACCCGAACACATTTTTGGGTAACAACTCTAGAAACCCGAAATTTATTAAGGAAATTCGGGGAGCAACTAACGAAGGAGTACTCCTTCGGGAGCCCCCGCAGGGGCACCTGGGGTGTGCTGAGAGTGCATCACTTGGCGTGCTCTAGCCGCCGCCACATGGCGTGCTCTCTCTGACTTTTTGTTTTTTATTTCCCGTATGTGTTTTCGGCTTTTTagatgtttttcctttttttttgcctTTTCGGTTTTCCAACcgtctttcttagcttttggacAAAAAAAATTTGGCGCGAAACAATGCTTTTTTtgttgcttctgcgagaggcagaTTCCATGGCCGTGTCTCTCGGAAACAGAAAAAAACGTGTctttttccttccgtgagaggcacggatttgcttcagCGAGAGACACGGTCGTGCCTCTTCTGGAAATGGAAAAAATGCTCATGGTtcggtttttttcatgaaaaaaaagttcatcaaaacctatcaacagagatctagttttgaagatctttgATGCGAGGAATCTAGCGGTGTGAACGGTTCGaaatttggatgcacggtttaaaagataaaacattttgaataatcgGATCTATGAAAAACGGAACTGCTCGCAGGTCGCGACAAGTGGCTCACTGCATGGTTGCGCCATGCAGTGCGCCTTGTCGCAATCTGTTGCAAACAGTGCCACTTAATTTGCaatgatttcaaaaaaattcggaTTTATAGTCCCGGTAACCCAAGAAAACAAGCCGAGTAactcaaaattaggaaaaataaaagccCAGCAAAGTCGCTGCATGTAGCGAAGGCCCAGCCCAACATAGCATAAGGCCTGAGTTATCTCGTGACCTAGTCCCCGCCGCCACACACACACCACGGCACCAGCACGGGCCGCAGCGGCACGACGCCCTCTGCCTCGTTCCTCGCTCGTCGGCGGCTCGGCGCGAGCCGCGCGACCACATCTCCCATTCCCCCCTCCCGAATctcccacgtctccccccccccccccccccccctcccgaatCTCCGTTATTTTTGTTGACAAAATTTTCGGGTAAACCCGAACGCCCACCCGTCGCCAAGCCCCCGTCCGCCGTCGCCGACCCGCAGTCTCCCTCCCCTCCGCCCTCCCATCCACCCGAAACCACcccgcactgccgccgccgccaaccccctcctcctctcctgtcACCCCCCGGCTTGCCTGTGTCGCCAATACCCAGCGGCGCCAATCGACCCAAAGCGAGGGCCAAGGAGGCGACGACGCCCGCGCCCCTAAAACCCTAGAGGGTTTCCCGTGGCGATTGAGCCAAGAACCGGCGAGTTCGCGCGCCTGGGCCGGGCTTTTCCCGGCCAGGACTGACATGGTGAGTTCTTTCGTGGCCCCTCGCTAATCCAGGTTTCTTGATTCGACGCGGAAGGTCGGTTTCTCGATCCGCTCTTCTCGGCTGACGGTTTCGCCCTTCTTGGATTTCTTGTGGCGCAGTCGTCGGACATCAGGAAATGGTTCATGAAGCCGCACGACAAGAATGCCGGTGCGGCCAAGCCCTctgccgccggcgccgcgccgccggcGGCCAAGAAGCCCGTGCTCAGCATCCCCGAGAAGGCTGCGACATCTTCGGTAGAATGCTCACTTTTTTCTTTCTGCTTCTTCGTTCATCTGGTTGGTTCGGTGCTTTTTCTAGGTCTTCTTTAGCGGTTTGTTTTCTCTAGCATCGCTGTCCAGGATTCAGTGCATCGGCTCAGCAACTCGATTTTCCTCGCTCCTACAGTTTAGGAATCCTAGATTAATGCATTTCCTGCGGCAGTAGCCCAACCATAACTGCTAAAATGCTCTATTCTTTCTGCTAATCAGTGTTGGAATCTTTTGTGCAAACCATACATTAATATCGTTATATATAGATACAGACCACCCAAAAATATTCTAGATTTGATTTTCGCATGCACTGTTTATACAGTTTAAGAACTGACTTTGATTTTTCATGTCTGGTTGTGCACCATGAGTCCATGATATAAGAATGTATTGGCAGATAGTACTGTCAATCAGATTCTAAGCTGGGTATGTTCTTGTACCACCGTCGCAGTTAGACCAATGGCTCGCTTTAATTCTCCACTGACCTAAATTATTTGATGTCCCCCAGTTTATATACGTCACCTGTAATCAAATACTGTATCTGGATCATGCAGGTGTCTGGCAATCAAGATGCTTCAGCTAGAAGGAAGACAAGCAAGTACTTTGCACCCAAAACAGAAAAAGATGCAGATGTTGCTGAGAAGAGTTCTTCTAAAAGAAAACTTCAGAAAAGCAGCGAGGACCTTGAGGATGACATCAAGCCTTTCGCAGCAAACAAGGCCCTTAAggatgaagaagacgacgacgacgactttgTGGCGCCTTCGAAAAAGAAAACTCCAGTGAAGCCACCACCATTAAAGAAGTTGAAGGCTGCATCTAATGATGATGACCAGGACGAAAGGATGGATGAAGATGCCGAGACCCCTTCCAAAGCAGctggaaggggaaggggaaggggaggaagaggagcaggAGCAGCCCATGGAAAGACTACGAGTCATGATGATGGTGGTGGGGAGGACAGGATGGATGAAGATGCTAAGACCCCTTCCAAAGCAGCTGGAaggggaagaggaaggggaaggggaagggttggaagaggaggaggaatggCTCATGGGAAGACTACTAGTGGTCTTGATGATGATGGTGAGGAGGATAGGATGGATGAAGATGACAAGACCCCTTCCAAAGCAGCTGCAAGGGGAAGAGGAGGCAGAGGAGCAGGAGCTACTCCTGGGGGAAGAGGTAGAGGAGGGGGTGGGAGAGGTTTCATGAATTTTGGTGAAAGGAAGGATCCCCCTCACAAAGGGGAGAAGGTAATTCATAGTTCTTGTCACAAGTTTCTGAAATGCCCAACCCTAAACTGTTCATTCCATGTTCTGAATGGTTCAACCCTAAACCGTTCATTCCATGTTCTGTAGGAAGTCCCAGAGGGTGCCCCTGACTGTTTAGCTGGTCTGACATTTGTCATAAGTGGTACCCTTGACAGGTGCGAGTTACTTTCTTCATTTTTTATACCGAAGTGTTTTGTTTTCTGATCATGCAACGGCCAATGCACATAATTATCTTAACACTTCCAACTTTCTTTATTGAGATGATCTGGCCAGTAAATAATCATAATTTTCTGTTTATCTGCAGTCTTGAACGGGAGGAAGCAGGTGATCTAATAAAGCGTTACGGGGGACGTGTTACCGGTTCAATTAGTAAAAAGACGGTATGTACTATAAAAGTTGCTGCTGTAAGTATTAATGGCTTATATCTTTGTTGACAACATGACATCTCGCTTGTTGGCAGAGTTACCTATTGGCTGATGAAGATATTGGGGGAGTGAAATCTAATAAAGCAAAAGATCTGGGGTATTACTTGATAGCTTTATTTTGAGAAGGATTCTGTAAGTTTGTTTTTAATTGTCACTGCTTGATACATGCTCACGTTTATTGCAGAGTCCCGTTCTTGACTGAAGATGGTTTATTTGATATGATCCGGAAATCAAAGCCTGCAAAGGCTCCTGTAAACAAACATGAAGGTAACAGCAATTCAGAAAAGCTACTGAAGTCACAGACGAAGAGCTCTCCAGTTAAAGCTGAAAGAAGAGGTAACCAGGAACTTTTAAATTGTAATGCATCTATAGTTTATAGGACAAACATAATCCTGCTTAATTGCATTAACCTGGAACATAATTACCGTGGTAGTTCACTCCtaactttgtactccctccgtcccaaaataagtgtcgctgatttagtacaaaattatactaaatcagcgacacttattttgggatggagggagtagatgttagGTTGATCCTGCAAATAACATGCCATTGGTATGATTTATTTTCTTAACATTGGCATTTCTCATGTTGTTGATGCTTATGCATATCTTGATTTTGAATTTTTAGCTGTCGATCAAGTCGGTACCATGGGCAAGAGTACTCCCTCAAAGAGTAATAAAGAAAGCAACTCCACCAACAACCAAAAGGTCAAGGTTGTTGACCGCGGTTCTTTGCAATGGACAGAGAAATATCGGCCAAAAGTTCCAAACGACATAGTTGGCAACCAATCAATGGTGAGAAATTCTGCATTTTGGTTATTTTGGTCATGTACATCTATGCACACGTTACTTAGTATGAAGGATTGTTTTTTTCCAGGGAGCATTGACAAACTTCTAATGTATATAGGTTAAACAAATTCATGATTGGTTGAAAAGTTGGGAGGATCAATTCCTTCATTCTGGccaaaagggcaaaggaaagaagcaGGCTGATGGTGGAGCTAAAAAAGCTGTATTGCTGAGTGGACCTCCAGGTATTGGTAAGACTACAACTGCAAAAGTTGTTAGTCAGATGCTTGGATTGCAGGCCATTGAGGTGTGTCTTTGTTCTTGCATACTTCACTTATTTATCTTTCAGGTAATTATGTGTTCTTTATTTACCTTTGAGTCATAAATTTAAATGAGTAATGTATGCATAACAGGTTAATGCAAGTGATAGCCGTGGTAAAGCAGACTCCAAGATCGAGAAAGGTGTTGGGGGGAGCACATCAAATTCTATCAAAGAGCTTATCAGCAATGCTACTCTGAATTATAGTGACAACCGGTCTGTACTACAATATCCTGAACTTTTGCACTTTGATTTATTTTTATTGTTATATGAAGTGTGGAGCAATTTCACAGGACAAAGAAGCCTAAGGCTGTACTCATCATGGACGAAGTTGACGGTATGTCTGCTGGTGATAGAGGTGGAGTTGCTGATCTTATTGCCAGCATCAAGATATCGAAGATTCCTATAGTTTGCATTTGTAATGATCGTTATAGCCAGAAGCTGAAGAGCCTTGTAAATTACTGTTTGCTACTCAACTTCAGGAAACCAACAAAGCAGCAGGTTATTTCATGCCACCATATTCTAATGATTGATGTAAATTATTGTTTGCTTTCCTACTATTGTCTATTACCCTATTATTGCCCTTACCTGTGACAACTGAACTGctgttctcaattgcttgctgcTACCCAGTTAATCTGATAAAATCCGCCTTCTTAATGTTTTTTCTGAACATAAGAAAACTTGGTTatattcattttggtatttttttctaATTGTTGGCAAAAGTTGCTTCTTTTTTGACTTTATGTTTTTTCTGGTTTACTTCTCCCATCTCACACTATATATACTAATACGGGGCAGGTTCAGCACTATTTGTATTTTTAACAAAAAAGAATTGTGTTTTGGGGTTGTTTTTAACTTCTGTACTCAACAGATGGGCAagaggttgatggagattgccAGAAAAGAAGGCATTCAAGCTCAAGAGGTGTGTTCAATATGTTCTCAGGGTTCTGTTCTTATTGATGATCAAAACTTCAAAAAAAGTGGAAACATAGCTCAACTAATTCAATACTAAATCACTTAATATTCTTTGCATATTTCACGTTCAGTTGCTAATATATGGTTTCTCATCTGCTAGAATGCAATGGAAGAGCTTGCAGAAAGAGTACATGGGGATATTCGCATGGCACTCAACCATTTGCAATATATGAGTCTCTCTCAGTCTGTGGTCAAATATGATGATATAAGGTTGCGTCTTAATAGTAGCTCAAAAGATGAAGATATCTCTCCCTTCACGGCTGTGGACAAGTATTATTCCTTCTTTTTAGTATATCAATGTCATTCTATGGAGTTATTTAGAATTTTATTGTCAGTCGTTCAATGACCTCTTCATGTTTATTGATTAATTAACGTTTGGTGTGAAAGTACATACCCTGTCTAATTATGGAAGTGTTAAGGATTAACAAAGTTTTCCGATCACTTACTCTGCTCGCCCTATTTTGATCTTATTAATGCAAATGTATTTGATCTAGTCATTTCTTTTGGGGATGGGTTACTTTTTATTAGCATTGGGAACATATCACATTACAGATATACAATAGACCTGAAGTGGTCTgccccttccccggaccctgcgcaagcgggagctacctGCACCGGGCTGCCTTTAAAAAAAACCAAACTCCACCATTTTCCTAGTTTCTACTGTACATCCGTTGGAAAAGTACCTGACTTAAGTACATGATGATGCTGGTGCTGATGATGTTGAGCTTCATCTAAAGGTTTCATTTGTTGCTAAATTGATTTAGGATAAAATGTTTGTACATGTACTGAGATGCAGCCCTAGAAGCGGTCAAAAGAAGATGACGCCCTAGAGATCTTGGTATTTTTAGGAGAACAAGACTCAGTAGCTTTTTGTAATGGCTAAGCTCCCAACTAGTTTAAACACTTGGAAGTTAGAACTGTTTGCCCCTGCAATTAATTCGTCAGTTCGCTTTTATCTTTTTAATATAGATTTAGTGAGATTTAAGCAGAGCAAATGATATTTTTTCATTCACTTAGTTACATGCTCACTCCTGTCTAATTAAATGTATCTATGCTTATACTTGGTTAATTGCTTGAATGGCTTTCAAACCTAGTGTTCTTCATGGTTATTTATTCAACTTTCAGGCTATTTGGTTTCAATGGTGGGAGACTAAGGATGGATGAGAGAATCGACTTGAGCATGAGCGATCCTGATTTAGTTCCCCTTATTATCCAGGTTTTGAATCAAATTTGTTTTTGTCATCTGTGCAAATGTTAATCCTTCGTGTTTGCATCATGATTTTTTTATTACTATGTATTCCTTTTCTGTGTACTGAATGCAGAGCTACTTATGCTTGTATAATTGTAATGAAAAAATTCCACTTTTCAAGCCTGAACTATGGCCAAAATTCACTTTTCAACTGCGAACTCTAAAACCGTTTGAATAGTTtgcttttgttttttattttttcagTTTTGCTTGTTCATGGTGGCAACATGCCAATAATGTGGTTAGAGTTCAtggttgattttttttttgaaatgttgaCTCTTTTAATTTATAGTAATCAGTAGTCTGTCATAGCGTGCAATTTAAGTGTTGAGCCTAAATTGCATCTATGTTTTTTGTTGCAAATTTAGGTCTTATTTGCTTCAAGGTTGATCATACCACAACTAACCCTTAGACAATACATGGTAACTGAAACCACAAGTGTGGCGGAAAGTTATGTTTATGTGGATGAGAAAGCGTGGCAAGCCATAACTGTGGCTAGAAACCAAACACACACCTAACAAATTGTAGCGTGCCTAAGGTTATCCATCAGACTACTTTTGTTTCTTGACTTTTTTTGGATTGATAGGTACAATAAGTCAATCTACAAGACTGCGAGTAGGTAACCATGTCACATGCCACACCCCTAAGCTCTATGAGCTAAGCTCCACTGCTAGTGATGCTTGGAGGCCGGTCGCTCTTGCTGAAGCCCACAACCGTGCCTCTGCACTGTTAATGCATCATCTAACTTAGGCTAATATTTCTGAATTGGTCAACATGAAGGCATTCCCATTTCATAGTAATGCTGTTACAGCTTCGCATATGTTGACACGTTTCTCCTGGAAAGCTTGGAAGCTagctttcattttttcttttcaatCATCTCAGTTATTATATGAAAGAAATTCCAGCTATTAGTTGCTGTATTGAACTACACATGATGGTTGAGTTGGCCTGTACCAGAATTGTGTGCAAATATGTGCTTTAGGACTGCTTCTGTCTTTGAATTATTGTGACCCTAGTTGCTTCTATCATTAAGCCTGGTTATATTCGCGTGCTAATATGTGCCATTGTAGGAAAATTATATCAATTATCGGCCTAGTGCCGCTGGGAAGGATGACAGTGGTGTTAAAAGAATGAATTATCTTGCCCGTGCCGCTGAGTCTATAGCGGACGGTGATATTGTTAATGTGCAAATAAGAAGATATCGACAGTGGCAGCTGTCCCAAGCTGCTTGTTTGGCTTCATCAATAGTACCGTATGTGCATTGATCTTTCCCAATGGTTATTCTGTAGCGG
The sequence above is drawn from the Triticum aestivum cultivar Chinese Spring chromosome 7A, IWGSC CS RefSeq v2.1, whole genome shotgun sequence genome and encodes:
- the LOC123148292 gene encoding replication factor C subunit 1; this translates as MSSDIRKWFMKPHDKNAGAAKPSAAGAAPPAAKKPVLSIPEKAATSSVSGNQDASARRKTSKYFAPKTEKDADVAEKSSSKRKLQKSSEDLEDDIKPFAANKALKDEEDDDDDFVAPSKKKTPVKPPPLKKLKAASNDDDQDERMDEDAETPSKAAGRGRGRGGRGAGAAHGKTTSHDDGGGEDRMDEDAKTPSKAAGRGRGRGRGRVGRGGGMAHGKTTSGLDDDGEEDRMDEDDKTPSKAAARGRGGRGAGATPGGRGRGGGGRGFMNFGERKDPPHKGEKEVPEGAPDCLAGLTFVISGTLDSLEREEAGDLIKRYGGRVTGSISKKTSYLLADEDIGGVKSNKAKDLGVPFLTEDGLFDMIRKSKPAKAPVNKHEGNSNSEKLLKSQTKSSPVKAERRAVDQVGTMGKSTPSKSNKESNSTNNQKVKVVDRGSLQWTEKYRPKVPNDIVGNQSMVKQIHDWLKSWEDQFLHSGQKGKGKKQADGGAKKAVLLSGPPGIGKTTTAKVVSQMLGLQAIEVNASDSRGKADSKIEKGVGGSTSNSIKELISNATLNYSDNRTKKPKAVLIMDEVDGMSAGDRGGVADLIASIKISKIPIVCICNDRYSQKLKSLVNYCLLLNFRKPTKQQMGKRLMEIARKEGIQAQENAMEELAERVHGDIRMALNHLQYMSLSQSVVKYDDIRLRLNSSSKDEDISPFTAVDKLFGFNGGRLRMDERIDLSMSDPDLVPLIIQENYINYRPSAAGKDDSGVKRMNYLARAAESIADGDIVNVQIRRYRQWQLSQAACLASSIVPAALMHGNREVLEAGERNFNRFGGWLGKYSTTNKNKRLLEDVHSHILASQQANLDREALRLDYLTLLLRQLTDPLKTMPKEEAVQKVVEFMDTYSLSQEDFDTLVELSKFKGHPNPMDGIQPAVKSALTKAYKQGSSSRVVRSADLINIPGMKKTLKKRVAAILEPLDESLPEETGVASAEGDEEELSDAENDDELVPGDSKPKLDLQSDNKKGIQVQLNLKSNGNGSSAKKAPAARSKAPGSAGKAVGGSGGKRKR